From the Anguilla anguilla isolate fAngAng1 chromosome 8, fAngAng1.pri, whole genome shotgun sequence genome, one window contains:
- the tinagl1 gene encoding tubulointerstitial nephritis antigen-like isoform X1 has translation MKFLLMTVALGLLLLAEDGMGRRASRTRRDLNSPLHRGGIRDPFGSYCERRGGCCPGRDDQCTVPYLDTICYCDLFCNRTVSDCCPDFWGHCLGVPPPLIGGSCERNGQRFPSGATYKENCNLCTCGPVGRWECEQHACLMENDMIQQINRGNYGWRAGNYSQFWGMSLDQGLRYRLGTQRPSWTVMSMNEIQMNMDTAEHLPSYFNAAEKWPGKIHEPLDQGNCAASWAFSTAAVASDRISIQSMGHMTPQLSPQNLISCDTRNQGGCAGGRIDGAWWYLRRSGVVTEECYPFTPPQHTPTEVGQCMMQSRSVGRGKRQATAHCPNSHSYHNEIYQSTPPYRLSSNEKEIMKEIMDNGPVQAILEVHEDFFIYQSGIYRHTDVNVHKPQQYRKHGTHSVRITGWGEERDYTGQTRKYWIAANSWGKNWGENGYFRIARGKNECQIEAFVIGVWGRVTMEDMQSHHNHHHHHHNKRK, from the exons ATGAAGTTCCTACTGATGACAGTGGCCCTtgggctcctcctcctggcaGAGGATGGAATGGGGAGACGCGCGTCACGGACGAGGAGAGATCTGAACAGCCCCCTGCACAGGGGCGGGATTCGGGACCCGTTCGGGTCTTACTGCGAGCGGAGAGGGGGCTGCTGTCCGGGACGGGATGACCAGTGCACTGTCCCATACCTGGACACCATATGCTACTGCGACCTGTTCTGCAACCGCACTGTTTCCGACTGCTGTCCCGACTTCTGGGGGCACTGTCTGGGTGTCCCACCTCCCCTCATTGGTG GGTCTTGTGAGAGGAATGGACAGAGGTTCCCCTCAGGAGCAACATACAAAGAAAACTGCAATTTGTG CACGTGCGGTCCAGTGGGACGCTGGGAATGTGAGCAGCATGCCTGCCTGATGGAGAATGACATGATTCAGCAGATCAACAGAGGGAACTATGG ATGGCGGGCCGGGAACTACAGCCAGTTCTGGGGTATGTCCCTGGATCAGGGTTTGCGTTACCGCCTGGGGACCCAGCGGCCGTCCTGGACTGTGATGAGCATGAACGAAATCCAG atgaaCATGGACACTGCAGAACACCTTCCTTCGTACTTCAATGCAGCTGAAAAGTGGCCTGGAAAGATCCATGAGCCGCTTGATCAGGGAAATTGTGCAGCATCCTGGGCCTTCTCtactgcag CTGTTGCATCAGATCGCATTTCCATCCAATCcatgggtcacatgacccctcAGCTGTCTCCCCAGAACCTTATTTCCTGTGACACACGTAACCAAGGGGGCTGTGCAGGGGGACGGATCGATGGGGCCTGGTGGTACCTGCGTCGCAGTGG GGTGGTGACAGAGGAGTGCTACCCCTTCACCCCGCCCCAGCACACCCCCACTGAGGTGGGCCAATGCATGATGCAGAGCCGCTCTGTGGGACGGGGGAAGAGGCAGGCCACAGCCCACTGTCCCAACAGCCACAGTTACCACAACGAAATCTACCAGTCCACCCCGCCCTACAGGCTGTCATCGAAT GAGAAGGAGATCATGAAGGAGATCATGGATAATGGCCCTGTGCAAG CTATCCTGGAAGTCCACGAGGATTTCTTCATCTATCAGAGCGGCATCTACCGGCACACGGACGTCAACGTCCACAAGCCCCAGCAGTACCGCAAACACGGCACCCATTCCGTCAGGATCACCGG atggggagaggagagagactaTACTGGTCAAACACGGAAGTACTGG ATTGCTGCCAACTCCTGGGGAAAgaactggggagaaaatggctaCTTCCGCATCGCCCGTGGGAAGAACGAGTGTCAGATTGAGGCCTTCGTCATCGGAGTGTGGGGCAGGGTCACCATGGAGGACATGCAGAGCCACCAcaatcaccaccaccaccaccacaacaaGCGCAAGTAG
- the tinagl1 gene encoding tubulointerstitial nephritis antigen-like isoform X2: MKFLLMTVALGLLLLAEDGMGRRASRTRRDLNSPLHRGGIRDPFGSYCERRGGCCPGRDDQCTVPYLDTICYCDLFCNRTVSDCCPDFWGHCLGVPPPLIGSCERNGQRFPSGATYKENCNLCTCGPVGRWECEQHACLMENDMIQQINRGNYGWRAGNYSQFWGMSLDQGLRYRLGTQRPSWTVMSMNEIQMNMDTAEHLPSYFNAAEKWPGKIHEPLDQGNCAASWAFSTAAVASDRISIQSMGHMTPQLSPQNLISCDTRNQGGCAGGRIDGAWWYLRRSGVVTEECYPFTPPQHTPTEVGQCMMQSRSVGRGKRQATAHCPNSHSYHNEIYQSTPPYRLSSNEKEIMKEIMDNGPVQAILEVHEDFFIYQSGIYRHTDVNVHKPQQYRKHGTHSVRITGWGEERDYTGQTRKYWIAANSWGKNWGENGYFRIARGKNECQIEAFVIGVWGRVTMEDMQSHHNHHHHHHNKRK; encoded by the exons ATGAAGTTCCTACTGATGACAGTGGCCCTtgggctcctcctcctggcaGAGGATGGAATGGGGAGACGCGCGTCACGGACGAGGAGAGATCTGAACAGCCCCCTGCACAGGGGCGGGATTCGGGACCCGTTCGGGTCTTACTGCGAGCGGAGAGGGGGCTGCTGTCCGGGACGGGATGACCAGTGCACTGTCCCATACCTGGACACCATATGCTACTGCGACCTGTTCTGCAACCGCACTGTTTCCGACTGCTGTCCCGACTTCTGGGGGCACTGTCTGGGTGTCCCACCTCCCCTCATTG GGTCTTGTGAGAGGAATGGACAGAGGTTCCCCTCAGGAGCAACATACAAAGAAAACTGCAATTTGTG CACGTGCGGTCCAGTGGGACGCTGGGAATGTGAGCAGCATGCCTGCCTGATGGAGAATGACATGATTCAGCAGATCAACAGAGGGAACTATGG ATGGCGGGCCGGGAACTACAGCCAGTTCTGGGGTATGTCCCTGGATCAGGGTTTGCGTTACCGCCTGGGGACCCAGCGGCCGTCCTGGACTGTGATGAGCATGAACGAAATCCAG atgaaCATGGACACTGCAGAACACCTTCCTTCGTACTTCAATGCAGCTGAAAAGTGGCCTGGAAAGATCCATGAGCCGCTTGATCAGGGAAATTGTGCAGCATCCTGGGCCTTCTCtactgcag CTGTTGCATCAGATCGCATTTCCATCCAATCcatgggtcacatgacccctcAGCTGTCTCCCCAGAACCTTATTTCCTGTGACACACGTAACCAAGGGGGCTGTGCAGGGGGACGGATCGATGGGGCCTGGTGGTACCTGCGTCGCAGTGG GGTGGTGACAGAGGAGTGCTACCCCTTCACCCCGCCCCAGCACACCCCCACTGAGGTGGGCCAATGCATGATGCAGAGCCGCTCTGTGGGACGGGGGAAGAGGCAGGCCACAGCCCACTGTCCCAACAGCCACAGTTACCACAACGAAATCTACCAGTCCACCCCGCCCTACAGGCTGTCATCGAAT GAGAAGGAGATCATGAAGGAGATCATGGATAATGGCCCTGTGCAAG CTATCCTGGAAGTCCACGAGGATTTCTTCATCTATCAGAGCGGCATCTACCGGCACACGGACGTCAACGTCCACAAGCCCCAGCAGTACCGCAAACACGGCACCCATTCCGTCAGGATCACCGG atggggagaggagagagactaTACTGGTCAAACACGGAAGTACTGG ATTGCTGCCAACTCCTGGGGAAAgaactggggagaaaatggctaCTTCCGCATCGCCCGTGGGAAGAACGAGTGTCAGATTGAGGCCTTCGTCATCGGAGTGTGGGGCAGGGTCACCATGGAGGACATGCAGAGCCACCAcaatcaccaccaccaccaccacaacaaGCGCAAGTAG